The genomic DNA AATCTCTACTTCGAACTGGGACTGCTCCACGAAAAGCGGCGCCAGGCCAAGGAGGCCCTCGGGTATTTCGAGCGGGTCGCGGTTCAGGATCCATCCTTTCGCGAAGTGTCCCAGGTCATTCGCAAACTCCGTCGCGAACTCGGCATCGGCGGGGGAGACGACAAGGGCCGAGTTTCTTACCTCTAAGGCTTCGGGGGGCGGCAAAGGGCGTGAAGCATGAGCTATCTTGAACATTTCGAGTTTGCCCGTGAGCCCTTTTCCAATGCTCCCGACGCGCGGTTTTATTTCGACAGCGAACAGCATTTGCAGGCGCAGCGTCGGTTGCGCTTTGCCGTGGATTCCAACAAGGGGCTGGCCGTGGTGGTGGGCGGCATCGGCACCGGCAAGACCACTCTGGCGCGCCGCATGCTTGATCAACTTGGCGAGGATCGCTACCAGTCGAGCCTGCTGATCATGGTGCATTCGGGCGTGACGCCCGAATGGCTTCTGTCGCATATCGCCCTGCAGATGGGGGTCGCGTCTCCCGCCGCTGATCGCCTGGTGATTTTGCGGCAACTCTACGAACGCCTTCTGGAGATCGATGCCCAGGGCCGGCGTGCGGTGATCCTCATCGATGAAGCCCAGATGCTTCAAACCCGTGAACTGATGGAGGAATTTCGTGGCCTTCTGAATCTGGAAATTCCCGGGCGCAAACTCTTGAATATCCTTTTTTTCGGATTGCCGGAACTTGAGGACAACCTGCGTCTCGACCCGCCCCTCGCGCAACGGGTGGCGGTGCGCTGCCAGATCACTCCCTTTACCGCACAGAACACCGCCACCTATATCTGGCATCGTCTGCAGGTCGCGGGTGGCCGACGCATGGTCTTCGACGACGATGCCATCGCCGCCGTTCATCAGTACTCTCGGGGGGTGCCGCGCCTCATCAACACCCTGTGCGATAACTGCCTTTTCGACGCGGCGCTTCTCGACCGCAAGCAGATCGACGAACAGATCGTAATTCAAGCGGCACAGGCCCTGGACTTGAGCGGCGATGATAGCGCGCCGCTCGACGATGTCGATCTTGATCGGGGCCTTGAGCAGATCGAATCGATGCTCGA from Geoalkalibacter sp. includes the following:
- a CDS encoding ExeA family protein; protein product: MSYLEHFEFAREPFSNAPDARFYFDSEQHLQAQRRLRFAVDSNKGLAVVVGGIGTGKTTLARRMLDQLGEDRYQSSLLIMVHSGVTPEWLLSHIALQMGVASPAADRLVILRQLYERLLEIDAQGRRAVILIDEAQMLQTRELMEEFRGLLNLEIPGRKLLNILFFGLPELEDNLRLDPPLAQRVAVRCQITPFTAQNTATYIWHRLQVAGGRRMVFDDDAIAAVHQYSRGVPRLINTLCDNCLFDAALLDRKQIDEQIVIQAAQALDLSGDDSAPLDDVDLDRGLEQIESMLDRLEMKL